DNA sequence from the Cronobacter turicensis z3032 genome:
GAAAGGCGTCCACCGCTTCGCCTTCTACGGGCTCCCTTCTTCCAGCGGTAAGCGCTGGGCTGCCGAGCGCGAGCACGCCTTTAGCGAACTGGTCGCGCGCGAAAAGTACCGCGGCGTGATCTATCAGGGGCTGGAGACCGCGCCGGAGAACTGGCAGCACGCCCAGAACCGGCTTTCTGACTGGCTTCAGACGTTGCCGCCGCAGACCGGCATTATTGCCGTGACGGATGCGCGCGCGCGGCACCTGCTCCAGGTGTGCGAGCATTTACATATTCCGGTGCCGGAGAAACTCTGCGTCATCGGCATTGATAACGAAGAGCTGACGCGCTATCTCTCTCGCGTGGCGCTCTCCTCGGTGGCGCAGGGCACGCGCCAGATGGGGTATCAGGCCGCGAAACTACTGCATCGCCTGCTGGCTAATGAAAACCTGCCGCTCCAGCGTGTGCTGGTGCCACCTGCGCGGGTAGTGGAAAGGCGCTCCACCGATTACCGCTCGCTGCACGATCCGGCCGTTATTCAGGCGATGCACTACATTCGCAATCACGCCTGCAAAGGGATCAAAGTAGAACAGGTGCTGGATGCCGTCGGGATTTCCCGCTCCAACCTGGAAAAGCGCTTTAAAGAAGAAGTCGGCGAAACCATTCACGCCGTAATTCATTCAGAAAAGCTGGAAAAAGCGCGCAGCCTGCTGATTTCTACCTCGCTAAGCATTAACGAGATTTCTCAGATGTGCGGCTATCCTTCACTGCAATATTTCTATTCAGTATTTAAGAAAGAGTACGACACCACGCCGAAGGAGTATCGCGACAGATTCAGCGAAGTGATGATATAGGACACAGACTCGAACCGATTAAAACGTTAAGCAGCGCTAATGCTGGCAGGCGTTAATAACATGCGCGCGTGGCGGAGCAAGAAACAATAAAAAAACGCCTTCCAAAGAAGACGTTTTTTGTATCCGGGCCAGGAGAGCCGCTAATTAATTAGTTGCCAGCAGGTGCTGATTATCCTGATACATGGCAAACAGATAATTGTTATAGCTTTTCCCTTTGGTGGAATAGCCCTGCAGCTTATGGATCATATTGCTGGCCGTCACTTCCTGATCCGCTTTACGCAGTTGCAGGCGGGATTTGCGGAAAGAAGCATAAGCCGGATGCGTATTGAGATTCACCGCATACGCATTAACGGATTCTTTAACAGAGTTAAAGTGAGAATATCCTTTCACTTTGCCTGGTTCGTTATTACAACGCTTGCTGGCGCATTTCATGCCGAACAAGTTGTTGTTATTACGGGCAAGTTTCGAGGTTCCCCAGCCGCTTTCCGCCGCTGCCATGGTCGCAACCATGCTGGCCGGAATAATATCGACACGTTCAAACAGCGTATTCCACGGTACGCGGCGCGTATTGCCGTTCCATTTTACCTTGTAACGCTTCGCGATATCTTTCAGGCGCGCGCGCTCGGACGGCGACCACTGGGCGTCGTACTGCTTTGAGATAAGCCAGTTACGCTCAGCCGAAATCGCTGCATTCTGGCTGGTAATGTAAGGCATGACGGTCCGGAGAAACGCTTTTTTCCGTGGTGTTCCGGAAGGGTATTTTCGCAAATCAGGCAGTGAACCACTTATTACACTATTGCGAGAATACTCTTTTTTACTGCTTGCCTTTTTAACGCTTGCCTTTTTAACGTGTACTGTGTGGCTCTTTTTGGTTGTGTGCTGCGTTGCCAGCACTTCACCCGAAAATGCCAGGGCGGCTAACATACACAGCGCCGCCCCTAATCGTCGAATTGAAGTCGATATCATCAGGTCTCCTGGTCGGATTTCAGCATTCCAACACCTTATTATTTAATTGGATTTAAGAAAGTAATCTTAAATCGTATCAAAAATACCGTTTTGGATCATCAAAAGAAATAAGTCGATTCTGAATTCGCGCCGCTTAACAGCAGTTTAACTCACTGAAAAAGAAGATTAAAAAACAGTATTTTTAGCATTTAATGCTGGCGATGAAGCGGTGCGGCTCATCCTCCCGTTTCCGCCCCGTTCACTGCCGCTTAAGGATGAGGAATTCCTTAGATTGCCATGCGACACTGAACAGAAATCGCACAGGATGCCTATAATGAACCTCTCCCCTCTCGCACTCTTATTGCTGCCGGGCATCGCGCTTGCGCAGTGGTCCGCTCCCGATCTGCCTGCGTTTCAGGAAAAGACACCCGGCGTGTTTGTCAGCCAGGGGCCGCTGGTTAAAGGCGTTCAGCCGTTGCGGCTGACGCAGGACAACGCCTGCTGGCAACCTGCCGGGCCTGTTAAACTCAACCAGATGCTCTCCCTGACGCCATGCGTTGACCCGGCGCCCGAGTGGCGACGCTTTCGCGATGGCAATTATCAGGTGCAGATAGACACACGATCCGGCACCCCGACGCTGATGCTGAGCATCGAGCAGGAAGCGCAAAAAGCGGTGGCGGAAGTCACACGCCAGTGTCCGAAGTGGGACGGTAAACCGCTTACGGTTTCCGTAAAAGAGACATTCCCGGAAGGCAGCGTGGTGCGCGATTTTTACAGCGGCAGTATCGCCACGGTCACGCAGGGGCAAATCACGCTGACGCCCGCGCCCGGCAGCAACGGGCTTCTGCTGCTGGAACGCGCTGAGTCCCCTGCCCAGGCCGCGTTCAACTGGCACAACGCCACCGTCTATTTCGTCCTGACCGATCGCTTTGTAAACGGTGACCCGACCAATGACAACAGCTATGGCCGCTATAAAGATGGCCTGCAGGAGATAGGCACTTTTCACGGCGGCGATCTCAAAGGGCTGACCAGCAAGCTGGATTATCTGCAAACGCTCGGCGTCAACGCGCTATGGATAAGCTCGCCGCTGGAACAGATCCACGGCTGGGTCGGCGGCGGCGCCAAAGGCGATTTTCCGCACTATGCCTACCACGGCTATTATCCGCAGGACTGGACGAAACTGGATGCCAACATAGGGACACCGGAGGATTTACGCCAGCTGGTCGATGAAGCGCACCGGCGCGGCATTCGGGTATTGTTCGACGTGGTCATGAACCACACGGGCTACGCAACGCTCGCCGATATGCAGCAGTTCCAGTTCGGCGCGCTCTACCTGAAAGGCGATGAACTGAAAAAGACGCTTGGCGAACACTGGACCGACTGGCGCCCTGGGCCGGGCCAGAACTGGCACAGCTTTAATGACTATATTAATTTCAGCGATAAAGCCGCCTGGGAAAAATGGTGGGGCAAAAAGTGGATCCGCACGGATATCGGCGACTACGACAGCCCTGGCTTTGACGATCTCACGCTGTCGCTCACCTTTTTACCGGATCTGAAAACGGAATCGACGCAGCCTTCCGGCCTGCCGAACTTTTACCAGCACAAACCGGATAGCGCGGCACAGCGTATCGACGGCGCCACGCCGCGCGATTACCTGACCCGCTGGCTCAGCCAGTGGGTGCGCGATTACGGTATCGATGGCTTCCGTGTAGATACGGCGAAACACGTTGAGCTGGCCGCCTGGCAGCAGCTGAAAAACGAAGCCAGCGCAGCGCTCGTCGAATGGAAAGCCAAAAACCCGGATAAAAAGCTTGATGACGCGCCGTTCTGGATGACCGGCGAGTCCTGGGGTCACGGCGTAATGCAGAGCGATTACTACCGTCACGGTTTCGACGCGATGATTAACTTCGATTACCAGGAACAGGCCGCGAAAGCCGCGGACTGTTTCGCGAATATCGATACGGTCTGGCAGCAGATGGCGGAAAAACTTCAGAGTTACAACGCGCTGAGCTACCTCTCCTCCCATGATACCCGGCTGTTCCGCGAAGGCGGGCCGCGGGCGGCAGAGCTGCTTTTGCTCACGCCCGGCGCGGTGCAGATTTTTTACGGCGACGAGAGTGAACGGCCTTTCGGGCCGACAGGCTCCGATCCGCTCCAGGGTACGCGATCGGATATGAACTGGCAGGCTCTTGACGGCAAAAGCGCGGCGACGCTGGCGCACTGGCAAAAGCTCGGGCAGTTCCGCGCGCGTCATCCGGCCATCGGCAGCGGCAAGCAGACGACGCTTTCATTGAAAGAGGGCTATGGGTTTGTCCGCCAGCAGGATGACGATACCGTTATGGTTATCTGGGCGGGCCAGCAGTAATCGCCAGGCGGCGCGCATTCCCTCGCGCCGCCCGGTTATCCAGCATTAAATGCTGCATGTTATGAATATAGAAACATTTTGCATCAGAAAAGCCCCCGCCCACGGATTTGCACCCGCCATCCTGTAGCGCTATGGTTAGCCTCTTTTTAAAAGAATGCGACAGACAGACCGCTATGACGTTTTCACTTTTCGGCGACAAATTTACCCGCCATGCAGGCATTACGCGCCTCATGGAGGATCTCAACGACGGATTACGCACCCCCGGGGCTATTATGCTGGGCGGCGGAAACCCGGCGCAAATCCCGGCGATGAACCACTATTTTCAGGAGCTGCTGGCCTCAATGCTGGAAAGCGGCAAAGTGACTGATGCGCTTTGTAATTATGACGGTCCGCGCGGAAAAAGTGAGCTACTGGTAGCCCTGGCGGGCATGTTGCGAAAAGAGTTTGGCTGGGATGTCGAACCACAGAATATTGCACTGACAAACGGCAGTCAGAGCGCATTTTTCTACTTGTTTAACCTGTTTGCCGGTCGTCAGGCGGACGGGACGTCGAAAAAAGTGCTGTTCCCGCTGGCCCCCGAATACATCGGTTATGCGGATTCCGGGCTGGAGGAGGACTTGTTCGTCTCCGCGCGTCCGAACATCGAACTGCTGCCGGAAGGCCAGTTTAAATATCATGTCGATTTCGAGCATCTGCATATCGGCCCGGAAACCGGCATGATCTGCGTATCGCGACCGACTAACCCCACCGGCAACGTGATCACCGACAACGAGCTGATTAAGCTCGACGCGCTGGCCCATCAGCACAACATTCCGCTGGTGATTGATAACGCCTATGGTCTGCCGTTCCCGGGCATCATCTTCAGCGAGGCGCGCCCGCTCTGGAACCCGAATATCATTCTGTGCATGAGCCTCTCCAAGCTCGGCCTGCCAGGCAGCCGCTGCGGCATTATCATCGGCAATGAAAAAGTGATCTCGGCTATCAGCAACATGAACGGGATCATCAGCCTGGCGCCGGGCGGCATCGGGCCTGCGATGGCCTGCGAAATGATTAAGCGCAACGATCTGCTGCGTCTGTCGCAGGAGGTGATCAAGCCTTTCTACCAGCAGCGCGTTCAGGAGACGATCGCCACGCTTCGTCGTTATCTGTCACCGGAACGCTGCCTCATTCACAAGCCAGAAGGCGCGATTTTCCTGTGGCTGTGGTTTAAAGATTTGCCGATCACCACCGAGCTGCTCTACCAGCGCCTGAAAAAACGCGGCGTGCTGATGGTGCCGGGCGATTTCTTCTTCCCGGGGCTCGATAAGCCGTGGCCGCATACGCATCAGTGTATGCGCATGAACTATGTGCCGGAGCCGGAGAAAATCGAGGCGGGCGTGAAAATTCTGGCGGAAGAGATTGAGCGCGCCTGGCAGGAAGCGGGCCAGTAACGTCTCAGCCTCAGACAAACGCCGCCTGCGAGCGGCGTTTTTGTTCCTCAGAGCGTGATGATAAGCGCTCGCGCGCCGTGCTCTGGCGTCACCACGATGCCCCTTTCGTGGCCCGCGCTACTGCCGCCTTCAATGCCCGTCACCTGCTGAATGTTACGCAGGCAAAGTGTCCAGCCAGTCGCGTGGCCGCTCCCTTCGACCGTCAACCGCTCGCCCTCGCGCTTCACACACAGCGTAAATACCGTCTCGCCATTTGCCGCAGGCACCTCGCAGCGCGCTTCAGCGCCGTCCGCCAGGCTAAACAGCTGGAACGCCGTGCCCTCATGCCACGCGTAATCGGGCTTCTGATCGTTATTACCGAGCGCCAGCAACGTATTGTCGCGCACATAAACCGGCAGGCTCAGAAAATCGTGACGCTGCTTATGCCAGCGGCCGCCGTCCAGCTCATCGTTATGCCACAGATGCGTCCAGCGCCCTGGCGGCAGATAAAACGCCACGTCGCCCGCCTCGCTGAAGACCGGCGCGACCAGTACGCTGTCGCCGAGCATATACTGGCGGTCCAGGTAGTC
Encoded proteins:
- the bax gene encoding Protein bax; the encoded protein is MSGSLPDLRKYPSGTPRKKAFLRTVMPYITSQNAAISAERNWLISKQYDAQWSPSERARLKDIAKRYKVKWNGNTRRVPWNTLFERVDIIPASMVATMAAAESGWGTSKLARNNNNLFGMKCASKRCNNEPGKVKGYSHFNSVKESVNAYAVNLNTHPAYASFRKSRLQLRKADQEVTASNMIHKLQGYSTKGKSYNNYLFAMYQDNQHLLATN
- the xylR gene encoding Xylose operon regulatory protein — protein: MFEKRHRITLLFNANKAYDRQVVEGVGEYLQASQSEWDIFMEEDFRTRIENIKEWLGDGVIADFDDPEIEQLLKDVQVPIVGIGGSYHRPEHYPPVHYIATDNYALVESAFLHLKEKGVHRFAFYGLPSSSGKRWAAEREHAFSELVAREKYRGVIYQGLETAPENWQHAQNRLSDWLQTLPPQTGIIAVTDARARHLLQVCEHLHIPVPEKLCVIGIDNEELTRYLSRVALSSVAQGTRQMGYQAAKLLHRLLANENLPLQRVLVPPARVVERRSTDYRSLHDPAVIQAMHYIRNHACKGIKVEQVLDAVGISRSNLEKRFKEEVGETIHAVIHSEKLEKARSLLISTSLSINEISQMCGYPSLQYFYSVFKKEYDTTPKEYRDRFSEVMI
- the malS gene encoding Alpha-amylase, whose translation is MALAQWSAPDLPAFQEKTPGVFVSQGPLVKGVQPLRLTQDNACWQPAGPVKLNQMLSLTPCVDPAPEWRRFRDGNYQVQIDTRSGTPTLMLSIEQEAQKAVAEVTRQCPKWDGKPLTVSVKETFPEGSVVRDFYSGSIATVTQGQITLTPAPGSNGLLLLERAESPAQAAFNWHNATVYFVLTDRFVNGDPTNDNSYGRYKDGLQEIGTFHGGDLKGLTSKLDYLQTLGVNALWISSPLEQIHGWVGGGAKGDFPHYAYHGYYPQDWTKLDANIGTPEDLRQLVDEAHRRGIRVLFDVVMNHTGYATLADMQQFQFGALYLKGDELKKTLGEHWTDWRPGPGQNWHSFNDYINFSDKAAWEKWWGKKWIRTDIGDYDSPGFDDLTLSLTFLPDLKTESTQPSGLPNFYQHKPDSAAQRIDGATPRDYLTRWLSQWVRDYGIDGFRVDTAKHVELAAWQQLKNEASAALVEWKAKNPDKKLDDAPFWMTGESWGHGVMQSDYYRHGFDAMINFDYQEQAAKAADCFANIDTVWQQMAEKLQSYNALSYLSSHDTRLFREGGPRAAELLLLTPGAVQIFYGDESERPFGPTGSDPLQGTRSDMNWQALDGKSAATLAHWQKLGQFRARHPAIGSGKQTTLSLKEGYGFVRQQDDDTVMVIWAGQQ
- the avtA gene encoding Valine--pyruvate aminotransferase; the encoded protein is MTFSLFGDKFTRHAGITRLMEDLNDGLRTPGAIMLGGGNPAQIPAMNHYFQELLASMLESGKVTDALCNYDGPRGKSELLVALAGMLRKEFGWDVEPQNIALTNGSQSAFFYLFNLFAGRQADGTSKKVLFPLAPEYIGYADSGLEEDLFVSARPNIELLPEGQFKYHVDFEHLHIGPETGMICVSRPTNPTGNVITDNELIKLDALAHQHNIPLVIDNAYGLPFPGIIFSEARPLWNPNIILCMSLSKLGLPGSRCGIIIGNEKVISAISNMNGIISLAPGGIGPAMACEMIKRNDLLRLSQEVIKPFYQQRVQETIATLRRYLSPERCLIHKPEGAIFLWLWFKDLPITTELLYQRLKKRGVLMVPGDFFFPGLDKPWPHTHQCMRMNYVPEPEKIEAGVKILAEEIERAWQEAGQ